From the genome of Magnolia sinica isolate HGM2019 chromosome 12, MsV1, whole genome shotgun sequence:
GTCAAACACCCATATCTCCTTTCCATCACGTACCTCCTAACATAAGATTAGCGGCGTAGGTCGCTGCGGTGCCAGCAACCACGTTGGAGTCCTCACGGTATAGATGACCCAACATGTAGTGGCCCACGTAGTCCTTGTAAGATTGCGGGGCCGTTATCCATTCGCCGATATTGTTAGTCTCCCCCGCTAGCCTCCAGCTCGTGCATGAGATCCCATGGACACAGAGATTCCACATCCGGTGagtggacggtggagatgaatTGGGAGGGCTAGTCCACCCCTTCCCACGTCTGAAGCGTGGGAAGTTGCTAGGAAGGTTATTTAAATCCAcaattggtagacatttaatctacggtcaaaaatgaaaatagtCAATCATCCCATTAAAAAATCAATGTTATATTGGATGATCGCTCCAGCAATTTGCGTAGTTTAATTtaggaaacggatgggctactcccctgccacaacccatggctggtggtctgtgctctgtgggccctaccatgatgtatgtgtctcatccatgccattcatatatttttccatatcattttatgttacAAGACCAAAAAGGAGGAGTATTCCAATCGCATCTGAACCGCATTACAGGAAACACTGtttaatgagcgtcaaccattaaaaaccttttgggggccataaaagttttagatcaagctgatttttgtttttgcccttcatctggccctgtatgacctaatcaattgattggatgtcaaataaacagtacagtgggtcttATGAGGTTtttgatggtggatatccaataactattgttttcctgtggtgtggtccacctgagatttatatccctctcaattttgggatcaagccctaaaatgatctttaataatggatgaacggaatggatgaaacacatacatcatgttagagcccacagagcatcgaccatcagccaccgggctggtggccgggggagtagccaatccatttccgttaATTTATGCTCATATGTACAATGGGTACAGTTTTCGAGGGGCATGTCTATCAACATCATGATAAGCCagtgtatcaaataactcacGTGGATTTTTCTCCGCATTTTCATCCACATGGGTTTTGTCATTTTAAAAGGCTAAATCACCCGAGCATGGTTTCCTTGTGCACACCATTAAAACAAAACATGGCCAGCCTGGTGTTATTAAAACTAGAAACTCAAGTGGAAGTGGAACGTTGCATCAAAGAGatattggggcccaccattacgtCATTTTgattcttgtgtggcccactgttgcATCATGCCATtctcatggggcccacaattcCATGAAATTTTAGTGAGAATTCAATGGTATGAGGATATTATTCAAGGATTGCCCATGATATTCAGGTGAGTTGGATGATGAGACAAGCTAAATTTAAAAAGACAGATAACTAGAAAACCATTAGAATAGAATGTATGATCGAGCCAGATATTTGGGGTAGCCTGAGaatgttcatggtgggcccactttaaGAACCGTGCAGATCACATTTAAGGTGGGTACTTATGATTAGCTTGATAAAATAAAGGAGACCTCTCCTCACCTGCACGTGCGTACTCGCTCCTGCAAGTGCcagcatggtggcccacctatcaTGGGTAGTTATTCCCAATGTCATATATGAACCATCCATATTGTTTTGgttgcatgagccaaaaaaaggtACTTACACCGAGTGCTATTTATGTATaggattgaaaagaaaattttcgatGGATCACATTCAACTCCAAAAATCATTGGTCTAAAACATCCCATTGGTTTTAGTGGAGAATCAGACTAATGACATGGGTGGTTCTGATCAACGGACCATCTCTGCTTGTGGGGTTCATTGAGCAGTAAGTGAATTAAGCTTTTGACTGGGATCTGTTGGAGTCGTTTGTTTTGGACCATGTCTACATTAATCTCTTAtcaccgttttttttttttttaaagacagaGGCCGTTTTTCTGGTTTGTGTTCGTATAGTAAATTGTTATTGTAGGTAAGCATGAGATTTATTTTTAGAGAAAAAGCAGGTAGAAAAAGTGGCatgtccatgcatgcatgcatgcttaTAAATACATGAACTTACTCCTTGTAAAGCCATATCgaattctctctttctcctctcacTTGCTCCACATGAAAATGGCAGCCattactctcttttctcttcttctttctgttTTAATCATCTCTACAAATTCTAGAAACATACCTCCAATCCATTCTCATTCTCTAGCACCATCAGATTCTCTTTCTCCTCCACAAGACTGGACGACCACCGAGgcccatcgtcatcatcataacCCTCATCGTGACCTTGCTAGCAGTAATTTCACCCATGTTTGTGACTCTTCAAGATTCGCTTCTTTAGGTCTTCACATGGCCGAATTTGCATATTGTGATAAATCACTTCCATATAGTATCAGAGCAAAGGACTTGGTTGATAGCATGACAATTTCGGAGAAGGTGGCTCAACTAGGGAACAAGGCATATGGGGTGGCTAGGCTTGGACTTCCAATGTATGAATGGTGGTCAGAAGCTCTCCATGGTGTGGCCAACACAGGCCCAGGTACCCATTTCGATAATAATAGCATCCCGGGGGCCACGAGCTTTCCAACCGTTATTCTCACGGCGGCGTCATTTAATGAGTCACTATGGAAAACCATAGGGCAGGTAAATATGTTAAGAAAATTTTttgtttgtaatcttagaaataatatTGGTTAATACAAAGGTGTAttataagattctcaatttcattgGACCCAGCAATGGTGGGGCCAGGGCTGGCCATGGGCTGATCAGTTTAGCCGCGATTAGCATGAGCCTAGCACAACAAAAGGAGATTGAAAATTAAATAATTGATTGGGCTCGAACCCGACCCAACCAGCTTGAAAAGTGATAAAATCTTTATTTTCCACTTGATTGTTCTTAATATTTCTATTGATCAAGTAgatcacacatgcacaaagaaacgGAGAACTTAGAGGTATGGAACCAATGGTCTACATTGAAGATGGATAAGTTTCCTAACCAAGAATTGGAATGGCATATTGATAGGACATAAGACATACATTTTAagtcaggttgggtcgggcatGGCCAGGCCATGTCTGCAGACACCCAAGCCAGACCACGGGCCAAGCTAGTAGGACCAAGCCCAGTCCATAAGTTGGCGGGCTTGTTAGATGAGACCTTAATTTGATGGTCAGCAATATCTGATATCGGGTGTGAGATTTTATGTACGTACCTCCCATCACTTTTGAACTGTTTGGATAACtagaaagtgggtcccacatgtacagttTGTTGGGCTGAACAAATGGAAGATGGAGCACTACATATTTCATGAAATATAAAATAATGAACATTTCCCAAATAAGCTACTGGAGTTCTTATGCTAATGACTTTGTTCTTCTTTCCTTGCATATTGAAGGTTGTTTCTACAGAGGCAAGGGCCATGTACAATTTAGGTTTAGCTGGATTGACATTTTGGAGTCCTAACATCAATGTTGTTAGGGACCCCAGGTGGGGTAGAATCACAGAGACCCCAGGTGAAGACCCGTTCGTGGTGGGCCGCTATGCTGTGAATTACGTTAGGGGCTTGCAAGATGTCGCGGGGCACAAAAATCCTAAGGACTTGAACTCTAGGCCACTGAAGGTTGCTGCATCCTGCAAGCATTATGCTGCTTACGACGTCGACAACTGGTTAGGCATCGATAGATACCACTTCGATGCAAGGGTAATCACTACTCAATCTAAGCTCTTCCCTTCACTAGTTGGTCCATATCATGAAAATAAGGCATGCCGTTCAATATGTGGGCTGCTAtcgaatgataaaagataggcaAGAAAAAGAAACCAATTGCCCtaattcaatgtggcccactgatgagcTGACTTGGCCTGGGCAAGTTCATGATGTGGTATCCTTGATTAATGTCCCGAATCTTCCTCATACatgtatcttttaaatattttttctgaAGGTGACTGAGCAAGACATGGTGGAGACGTTCCTTCGTCCATTCGAGATGTGTGTGAAGGAAGGAGACGTTAGCAGCGTCATGTGCTCTTACAACCGTGTCAACGGCATCCCCACATGCGCCGACCCAAAACTTCTATCTCAAACGATAAGAGGAGAATGGGATCTTCATGGGTaatgttgttttatttatttatttttaaacttaaAAAAAACAAGAAGCTATGTTGGTATTTTCTTATTTCAATCATATAAATGAAAATGGTTTTGAAGTATCTACATACAGCTACGAAAATcaataattaatttttttccaCTTAGTTAATTTAACTTGTAAATTTCTACTAGCGATTTTGTTAATCATTTCCCGATATATTTTGCATTTCTTCGCatgatccaatcattgtgattttttCAAGAGCATTGCCCATTGTTGTATGGAATGAATGGAAAATCCAGATCGAAGATTGGGTCACCCAAAATGCTCAAATCAACTAGTTGAATCGTGGGTTCAAGCACATTTTACCGTTAAAAAAAATCTGTAAAGGAAAAAAATTAGTTGCATCGGGGATTCGAGCCcaacgcgcacacacacacgcacacacatttaTATAAACTAGTTACACTGTAACCTACCATGCAACTAATATTTAaatcttaaaaattttcacaGGTACATTGTTGCCGATTGTGATTCAATCGAGGTCATTCATCATGGCCATAAATGGCTCAACGACACAGCAGAGGATGCAGTTGCTCAAGTACTCCAAGCTGGCAAGCTCCCAATCTCAATAACTCAAATTGCATTCAAGatctttttttaattatatatattaattttcgCTTTTGGttctttgcattttttttaaaaaaatttcagggATGGATTTGGACTGTGGAACCTACTATACTAACTTCACCGAATCAGCAATCTTGAAAGGAAAGGCCAGAGAGAGTGATGTGGACAAGGCATTGAGGAATCTCTACGTCGTGCTAATGAGGCTTGGATTCTTTGATGGAAGCCCAACATTTGCTTCGCTTGGAAGAGATGATGTGTGTTCAATGGAGAACATGGACTTGGCAGCTGAATCTGCAAGGGAAGGGATTGTTTTGCTCAAGAATGAGGGTGAAActttacctttgagatccaacaagTACAAAAAGCTTGtcctggtgggcccacatgctaatGCAACTGCAGCCATGATTGGAAACTATGccggtaattttattttatttttaatttttcgttTCCATGATTTAGATCTTTCCCAACAAGAATTTCCCATGTTCCATGTAGTCCAAACATCAGGAGACTATTTCAGTGAAATTGAACTGTCATGAGCTATCCCTCCAAAAACCCTAGTTCCTTTGGGATTTCCTTCTTGGTCAATGATAACTAATTGGTCAATTACCAATGAAGTGTCCATCACTGTAGGGTTGTGATGGGCCTGATTGGGCTAGTTTAGGTCTATCTTCACTTGGTCCCATTAATTACCATCCAGTCCATTAAAAGCTTGGAAAATTCCCTAGCAAACCATCCGTATTAGGAGGGATATTTTGTTCTTCCCGTACTAACCAACCTTGCTATAATACCATAGTGTGGAATGCACCACTAACGCATCACACATTCATATGTTGGTTTGGTATTACTACAGGCATTCCATGCCACTATGTGACTCCCCTGGACGCCTTCTCTGCACTGGCAACAGTTCATCACGAGATGgggtgtgttgatgtggcatgCAAGAACCAGTCCTTCATCAATCAAGCAGTGGCAGCCTCAAAGGAAGCAGATGCAACCATCATTTTTGCTGGGTTAGATCTATCCATCGAGGCCGAAAGCTTGGACCGGACTAATCTCCTCCTTCCAGGTTACCAGACTCAGCTGATCCTTGATGTTGCCGATGCTGCCGCAGGCCCAGTCGTACTCATCATACTTTCTGCTGGAGGCGTAGACATCACGTTCGCTAAGACCAACCCTAAGATTAATGCCATCATCTGGGCTGGGTACCCTGGCCAAGAAGGCGGTCGGGCAATCGCTGATGTTGTATTTGGGCATTACAATCCAGGGGGGAGGCTACCGATCACCTGGTACACTGCAGACTATGTAACCAAGCTTCCAATGACATCCATGCAAATGAGACCAGTTGATAACTTGGGCTACCCTGGGAGGACCTACAAATTCTTCGATGGTCCGGTGGTCTACCCATTTGGCTATGGGCTCAGTTACACTCAGTTCAAGTACAAGCTCACATCTGCGCCATCATCCGTTACAAAGAAGTTGAAGGCGCACCAACATTGCCATGACATTAGCTTAAAACCCAATGCATTTGTGCCATCATGCCCGTCTGTGTTGGTGGAAGAGACAAGATGTGGCGATGCAATCAACGTTGAGATTGAAGTGAGTAACGTagggcatcaagatgggtcccacgtcatCTTGGTCTACTCTAAGCCGCCTGCCGATTTGGTTGGAGGCCCTGCTAAGCAAGTGGTAGAGTTCAAACGGGTGTTCGTACCTACTGGTGTGACCAAGACGGTGAAGTTCTCGATTGACGTCTGTAAGAGCTTGAGTGTGGTGACAGATACAGCTTACCTTGTTTTGCCAGCAGGGGAGCACACGATCATGGTTGGTGATGGAGATGAAGCTGTATCATTCCCAGTCCATGTTAACCTGTACTCTTAGTTATGAAGGGAAATGTGAATATACTCCTCACAAACAACTTCCCCTACCCTAGCATTGCATATGCAAATCTATAGTTGAATATTGTTGAGAGAAAAGGTCTTCTTGTTAGGGTACTAAACAAATAAAGGCCTCTTTTGCTAACATACATCTTCTCCACTTACCTTTATGTGCATCACCTATTGACAACGTGGCTAATGTATAAGACCTCTGATATGAATAgatgatgatttattttttaactaACATTAAAGTATTTTGAGTCGATTTTCTTTAAACTCCATCATGGCCACCTCATGATGATCCCAATCTTAGTTATCCACTGTATATTTAAAAAGAACACTCAAATAATTGGTAAAAGCTAAGTAATCAACTTGTTGAAATCATCCTATCTAATAGACTATTTGAAAGCGGttaattgtaatcaacctatgtatcAGCCTAGCACATTCTGTTAGAGGGAGTTTTGTACTCTCATTACGGATTCCTAACTTGGATAAAGGAGGAGGGTTATATCAGATTGGCAATTGGTTTGAAACTTATACTATGGCTTTTACCATGAATCTGAAAACCTGACATTCCCAACTCACGTTAAAGCATTCCCTGTATGCAACGTGCGACAATAAAACCTGGGTGTAGTGACAAATGGGAAAAAGTTGGCTAGA
Proteins encoded in this window:
- the LOC131219901 gene encoding probable beta-D-xylosidase 5, translated to MHAYKYMNLLLVKPYRILSFSSHLLHMKMAAITLFSLLLSVLIISTNSRNIPPIHSHSLAPSDSLSPPQDWTTTEAHRHHHNPHRDLASSNFTHVCDSSRFASLGLHMAEFAYCDKSLPYSIRAKDLVDSMTISEKVAQLGNKAYGVARLGLPMYEWWSEALHGVANTGPGTHFDNNSIPGATSFPTVILTAASFNESLWKTIGQVVSTEARAMYNLGLAGLTFWSPNINVVRDPRWGRITETPGEDPFVVGRYAVNYVRGLQDVAGHKNPKDLNSRPLKVAASCKHYAAYDVDNWLGIDRYHFDARVTEQDMVETFLRPFEMCVKEGDVSSVMCSYNRVNGIPTCADPKLLSQTIRGEWDLHGYIVADCDSIEVIHHGHKWLNDTAEDAVAQVLQAGMDLDCGTYYTNFTESAILKGKARESDVDKALRNLYVVLMRLGFFDGSPTFASLGRDDVCSMENMDLAAESAREGIVLLKNEGETLPLRSNKYKKLVLVGPHANATAAMIGNYAGIPCHYVTPLDAFSALATVHHEMGCVDVACKNQSFINQAVAASKEADATIIFAGLDLSIEAESLDRTNLLLPGYQTQLILDVADAAAGPVVLIILSAGGVDITFAKTNPKINAIIWAGYPGQEGGRAIADVVFGHYNPGGRLPITWYTADYVTKLPMTSMQMRPVDNLGYPGRTYKFFDGPVVYPFGYGLSYTQFKYKLTSAPSSVTKKLKAHQHCHDISLKPNAFVPSCPSVLVEETRCGDAINVEIEVSNVGHQDGSHVILVYSKPPADLVGGPAKQVVEFKRVFVPTGVTKTVKFSIDVCKSLSVVTDTAYLVLPAGEHTIMVGDGDEAVSFPVHVNLYS